The DNA window gtctCATGGTATGCAGGTaccctcacaatgttttccttcaccgcacCGCACCACACATCAACTGAGATttataactcctaaaagttagaagtgcccCGGGTCGAACTCCGGACCTGGAAGGGGGGGTCCCCATCGCcgcttatttttgttattaattgCGAGTGTAGACAGACAATTTGTAGTGAATCGTGAGTAAAATCAGTGACGCGCTCGAGTGAAAAGTGGGCTtgaggtatagtacgcgacaggtcgagatagcaaccggggagggaacacccagCACAGTTCCCGGCTAACCTAGTACTGGCgagcgcgggagacgtgcgggtgtgcgggatgtccccgcgcctcataccccgattgccatctcaacctgtcgcggactatagattgCACCTTGTTCTTAGGATCTGTCTGCAGCGGTCCGTCGAGTTAGCAAATTCTTTGGCAAGCAATATACCGAAGAGCAGCTGGCGCGACTCTGTGAACATCTCAGCATAGAGAGCTTCAAACAGAACAAGTCTGTGAACTACGATGTCATGAGGGAACTTGGCATCTTTGAGGCGGGAACGGACACTTTTATTAGaaaaggtacctacattttttaacCAGTAGGTATACGTAGATATGCACTTCTTGCATGTTCCAAACTACAAAATTACCTACGTAACAAATCTCACTATGCTAGAACtgtattcaaatttcaaaattacaatTACATGGGTACAGTACgctgtacgcggcagaaagtaatgtacagcgGCCATTGATTTAAAATCCATGAcagcggcctttagaatgacatttcggctttgtagtgtTGTCTTTATACctatacgacgttttgtcggtctcaatgacagggacaacgctctacaaatctcctatctcattctaaaggtcgacgtacctacattacttttggccgcgtactgtaagtggGAAGGAATTCCAACATCAATCGTAATAACCGAACTGATTGGCAGATTATTAAAAACTTGCTCGTTAAAAATGCTTTAgccttattcatttattatttaagtactcacttaggtacttacataaatatgATTCCTATagaaggtttttattttaatacaaagaaaattattaaaataggaaAAGCGGGTGGATGGCGCGACTATTTCGATGAAGACATGGCGGCTGAAGCAGAACAGTGGATCTCGGACAACCTCCGCGACACTGACATGCGGTTCCCTCATCTTCAACAATAAGGCGTGACGTCAGCAGTCAGCACTGCTGTGGTAATCGAGCGGGCTTGGCCAAAAAAGGCAGTTGCGAGAAAATGTTGTTTAAAGTTTTGCTCTATTTTGTGTTTGTAAAAAAGTAAGTGGGTATTCATGTTGCGAGGCATGTAATCTGGTGGCTCGTTTGATCAATATTCcatgtaattttaaaaactcaacCTACTGTCCTGTCGAATACTGTGACAGGACAGAGCATGCCGCATATCACACTGTGGCTGTGCGCAATGAGTATGTAACTTTGTGAGCGTAACTCTGAGTTTTCATCCCAGAAACAGCTGCTAGattataaattaagtattaggtaggtaggaacgGCATAGCTGATATAAGTACAACGttacgcaaaaaccgaaacacgtcgaatatttttacataaagaatagcTATAGTTCgggacaggtcgacatggcaatagaggtatgaggcggggggcgccccgcacactcgcgctATTCCGCACCTTGTAAGCGCGGGGCGTCCCTAACGCGATGTCGATCTGTAGCGAACTATGTGTCTCTAGCTCTCTACATAAATGTCTCGTTTTCAAAAGTCAGCAGCACATCTACGCACGCTCCTCAGTGTCACTCTTTTCCTGTCGTTTTttcttaggtacttattatgacTACGGTTGTACTTTCTTCATAGAATTATTAAGTATCCAAGCGATCAAAGTAAGAATGAGAATGTCTGACTTTTTCATTCTTAGTTTAGTtattatcaagtattttaataactttgtaaataatattatattactaaatAAAGGATATTTGGAATTTAAAATGGTTTCACTAAAGGAGATCCGAccaaagtaaagaaaaaaacaaaaatgggtgatataaccttttatttgaataaaatgctttattttatttagtatttCTTTGTAACACCATGATATTTAAGTTAAACATTGACAAGTAAATGTAGATAATAagtaaacagtttttttaacttttatcgtCATTATTATTTATCGCTATCATAATAAGTCACAAGttataaaactcaaaaaaataaaataaaacaatgtgTCAGTCGTTcttcacattttttatttaaataatacggttatacaaagaaaataaattaaaagccggatttattaaaaatcaatcaTTCGTTGGTAATATAAAAATTCTCATAATAGTGGATAACCCGGGCGCGTCGGTGCGCGTTACTACGCGTAGTCGCGCGCAGCGACGCGTCCTTTCTCCGCAACGTACTCTTATCTAAAAGCTGAtgtctattatataaaaatgggAGACGCCTCCCGCACCTAACGACTAGCCGCTACGAGCGACTTTAAGGCTGAAATcgatagagcgtactttgacttttttCAGACTTAAATTatgacagagttaaaacaataCAGATTTATATCAAACacctgtctcattttaacacaAAGCAAAGTCTGAGCGAAGTCAaaatacgctctatagatctgcCTAAGGCCTGCTCCCACGCTGATGTCGGTCTCGTGTACGATAACACGTTGCCAACACTGTAACGTTGGCTATGCGAATGGTACGCGCGACCGACATCAGCGTACAAAGTAGTCAAGCCTAATATTGATCACACATTACATACGCAATCGCGCAATTCATTTTTCAGTATATGTACACAAAGTGAAACGCTGAATCTCATGCCAACCAAATGATCCTTCTTGTGACGTCACCCGAAATTGTATGCGCGTGACGTCACAATGGTGACGTCATTCAAATTTTCCGTACTGAAAGATGTGTTGCGTTTGGGTAATGTTTGATCACCTTAACGGGCGTATACTGAAACGTCTCATAACACTGGAGGCTTTTAAATATTAACGACTGTTTTTTGATATTTGCTGTATGGGCGAAATGCCAGAAATCAGACACTTATATTTACCATGATTGATGCTCTCAAGTATTAAGAGAAGATCCATTATTTATCCGTAAAGACCAACGCAAACTCTTCGAATTTGTACATACATTTCTACATCATAGTggtctcaattttttttaaacttaaaacatGGTTTACAACAATAAATAGACGTAAAAAAATCGATGTAATTAAAGATGATCGCATACTAGGTGATAGATAAAAAAAGTCGTACGCAGTATTCTTCAAGTACCAAAAAATATGAATGCACTGGACCTTTACTAACGGAAGCAGAGATAAAGCGCGTTCACCGACTTCATTCTAATTTTCAGTACTGATAAAACTGATATAATGTGAGTAACGATGGCATCACGAGTTAGTTGCATGGAATACACTGACTTGTGCTAATAAATGTGTTGCGTACGGTTTTTTCTGCATTGTGCGATCAAATTGTAAAGATATGAAACGTACGTCAAAATTCGACGCGTGTGCGCGAGCTGTAAAACTATGATACACTTATAGAAAATCACAAAATTGAAGCGGAAAATAATAGGAATCGTGAGATGGCGCCTACGCGATGACGTCGGGCAGCGCGTCCGCGGGCGGGCTGGGCGGCGCCTTGCACTCGGGCGCGCCGTTCGTGAGCGCCGCTTCCGTGTCCTTCTTGTTGTCTTGCCTCTTGGTTACCGCTTTTGTGCCTTTGATGCCAACCGGGGCctgcaaataaaatatgaattgtgtattttcctacttttgaatttgataaatattattactttattataaactaggataaaaataatgacgtacactgaaaaaaaatatgaaaatccaacaaagatttacaaagttacgggcattttaattttggagtgggagggtcttctatccctttctgggaaaaagaaaatttgtatgaaaccgcacgaagctactatggcattagtaaggtgtgacgtcaaaatgctatatcgctatctctgtctaatcagaaatatttaaatgctttaaatattctttaacttttttgttatttgatcgatttaatcagttttttcagtttacgtcattattcaagttttgaataaaatttgccgcgtagaaaccgatcagtgGTATGCGTTTGTGAGCGAGCTAGGATGGCTGGAGTGACTCAGGCGGGGAGAGCACGAATAAACGGAAAcgtttacagtacgcggcagacaatattgtacatcgacttttacaGTGAGAGAGATTTTATAGTTCAGATGTGACGTATTGTCGGTCTCcacgacagaaacaacgctctacaaaaccgctatctcactctaaaaagatcgatgtacaatattttctgccgcgtggcGTAAGCACGGAAGCCTGCCCTGATAGAACTTCAAAGCTGACCTTGTTGGGGGCGGTCCTCGGGGGCGCGGCCTTGGCGGTGATGCGCTTGTTGGCGAGGTCCTTGCTCTGCTTGTCTAGAGGCGCGCGCGCCGCCGGTTTCGGCGCCGTGGGTCTGCTGCCACAATAcaagattatattatacttaaactaAAACTCAAAAGCAAtggaaaaaaacaaaaaaccagcaaagtgcgagtcaggctcgcgcaatgagggttccgtactacagtcgtattttttcgacattttccacgataataattcaaaaactatgatgcataaaaataaataaaaatcagcaaattcctgaaagacgggcaacgcatcggcggttcctctggtgctgcaaacgttcatgggcggcggtaatcacataACATCACGTAACCCACCTGCTCATTTGCACGCTAtctccatattttttttaaaagatctGGTAGTAAGCAGTGGTACTGACCTGGGCGGCGCGGGGCGCGCGGCCCCGGCTCGCGTGATGGGTGCGGGCTTGGCGCTCGGCTTCACATCTCCATTCGTCAAGAGCTGCGGCGGCCCAGGAGCCTTAGGTTTGGTCAGGTTTCCAGTCTTCTCGGTCGAAACAGGTCGCCTCATAAAGGCGACCTCGGTCCTCGTCGTCTTGGTTGCCGTGGTCGTAGTCTTGGGCACTGCGGTCGTCTTGGGTGCTGCGACCGCCGTCCTGGGTGCTGTGGTCGTCGCCTTGAGTGTTGCGGTCGTCGGTTTAGGCGGTGCTGGGGCGGGTTTTGCCGCAGGGGCCTTGGGGGCCAGCCGGGTGATGGGCGCTGGCCGTGGGGCCGCAGTCGTGCGCGGGACGGGCGCCGCAGCAGCGCGGGGCGCGGGTTTCGCGGCGGTTTTAGCGGGAACGGTGGCCGGCTTGGCGGGAGCGGCTGTCGGCTTGGCGGACGCGGCCGCGGGCTTGGCGGGCGAGGGGGCGGACTTGGCGGGCGAGGCGGCCGGTTTGGAGGCGGCACGCGGCGCGGCCGGCGACGCCTTGGCGCTGGAGAAGCGCGCGGCGGGCGTGCGGGCGGCCGGCGTGGCTGGCGAGCGAGCCGCGGTCGTAGCGGAGGCGACGCGTTTGGCCGATATCGGAGTTCGCGTGGCGGTCGTTTTCGGCGTAGCCTTCGAGTCGGTTTTCGCCGGCGTCGTGGGAGACTTCTTGGGGGAGCTCGGTTTGGCAGCCTTCGCGGTGGCCGCGACGGCGGCGGCGGTAGCGGCGACGGCGACGGCGGCCGCGATGGGTGCGTCGCCGACGGCGGGCGTGGGCGGCGGCGTGGCGCCGGGTCGCACGACGTCCTCGTGCTGAATCTCGCTAGTGACGGGCACGCATATTTCCTGCGCCCTCGATTCGGGAATGCCGATGTCTATGTCTGTGACTAGTTCGTTGCGAGGTCGTTCTTCGGGCACGATGTCCGGTGTCGAGGCGCTCATTTCAGATAATTGTTCGGATTTTACTTCAAACTCTTGTGGAGGAACTTCTGACACGGATTCGATTAAGGGAGCGGATGATGCAACGAGCGCGGGCTCGTCCGTAGGTGCGATGGGTTCCGCAAGTGTCGGCTCGGGGGTAACGATCGTGTCTACGGGCGCTGGCGAGAAGATATCGTGTCGCTCGGACATAGTTTCAGTGGCTGCCGGTGCGACAGGCAACGGCGAATCTCTGAGCGGCTCACATAAAGGTGATTCGATATGTCTATGAATAGGTGACTGTGCTTCAACAGGTAGTGGAGATTCACTGTGAGACCGGCACGGCTGATCGGGCACAATTGTTTCAATTGATTCTTGTACAAATGGAGATGATTCTTGATGTTGTTCTCTTGAGAAAATTTCCTCAAAGTTTTGTTCTACAGGAAGAGGCGACCTATGGATTGTTTCTTCAATGTTGTCAACTGGAAGAGGAGATTCTCGTTGTATATCATCAGGGACAGATTTTTCTTGTTCAAATTCCAGTATCTGTTGTGAGTCTAATTGTGCTTCAATTTGTGGCTCAATTTGTGATTCTATTTGTGGCTCAATTTGTGATTCTATTTGTGGCTCAATTTGTGATTCTGTTTGTGGCTCAATTTGCGATTCAGTGATCAATACTTGTTCATTAATTGTAGTTTCAATAGGTAAAGGTGATTCAGAAAAAAGTGTGTCTTTAGTTTGTGATGCTTCACTGAGAAGCGTTGAATAAATAAGATGTGCATCATCTGGTAAGGGTGACTCAGATGGTAGGGGTGATTCAGAAGGTAGGGGTGATTCCCGAGGCAGGGGAATCTCTGCTGGGATCGGAGGCTCGAGATCCTCTTGTGCGGGTAATTGTGACTGTGATTCGGGAGACTGTGAGGGTAATGGCGACTGTGCTGGTGCAATAGACTCTGAAACCTCTAACTCAGTGGGAAGAGGAGATTTTGCGAGAGGTGAAGTTGTTGGTTCCGGTGCGTCGAAATGTGCAACCGAACTGGGAACTGGTGATTCACTGGGTAAGGGAGACTCACTGGGCACTGGCGACTCATGAGGCAGCTGTAACTGTTGGGGCAGTGGTGACTCACTGGGCTCTGGCGACTCATGGGGCATCTGTGACTCTTGGGGCAGTGGCAACTCACTTGGCAACTCTGTCTCTTGGGGCAATGGAGATTCTTGAAGCCCTGACAAATCTTCTTGGGGAAATGGTGAACTTTCAGGTAAAGAAGTGTCTTGTGGCAGTGGAGACTCCCTCAATAAAGATTCTTGTGGAGCGGGCGAATCACATAAGGGAGAATCACGCGGCAATAGAGACTCATTCGGCAGCAAAGTCTCGCTCGGCGCGGGGGAATGTACTGGGGATCCGCCTGGCATCTGTGATACAGGCGCTTGTAATTGTTCTACCTCTTGTTCAGTTTCTAATCTTATTTCAGTATCTACATCGAATTCTGACGGCTCTCTATTATTATCATGGTTCATATTATCTTGTTTTTCGTCAGCGTCAAATCCATCGAAATTTGTAAACTCTGGTTCTTTATGAACATCAACTATGACATTTTCATGATCCATCTCTGGAGAGTTAGAGAACTGTTCAATTAGTTTCTCTTCTAAGTCTGGAGTGGTTTCAGATTCTGTGATTTCATTAGTGATTTCATTTTCAATATTATCTAGTTGGTCAACTTGATCGCTTGTCTCAGAAATATCAATATGATCCGAGTGAGCTAGCTCATCTTTGACTTCACCAGCTAATTCAGCTTGGACTTCTTCTGAGGGAGATTCTTCAAGTTTACTCTCCATTTCAATATCCTGCGAGTTCTCGTCCTGTGGTGTGATGGCCCGCGCATCTCTTTCACTCTCTGAAGGTTCCAGTAAGTCTTCATTCGTAAAGCCTAACTCTGAACTTTTGCCATCAGGTATTTCTGGTATTTGCTCGAAAAGAAGCTTGTGAGATTCAGGTGTATCTGTTTGAACAACTGATTCCTGAATGTTGCATTCAAACTCAGGGTTTGAATAGTTTTGTATGTTGTTTGTGTTGTTAACATTGAAGTCCATGAAGTTATCTAAGTTGGTAATATTGTTCGCTATCAACTGTTCATCGAACCTCATTCTATCGTTATTTGGTTCCTGCCCATCTTCTAGACTGAACAGGTTTGATTTCTCACTAGGGCATACATTTTCTTTGTCATCACGGTCACTTTGATGTCCTCCATTTGGTTGCATGTCCTCATCGTCGCTGTCAGGTAGAGGTTGAACTGCATTGAGGTCCACGCTCGGCTCCAGTTTACCGAAACGTTCACAAGTATCATCGTCCTTTTCCTGATAGAAGCTCATGCTCATTGGATCCCtttctttgtttttaagtcTTTCAAAGAATTCATCATCAACTTCAGTGTTGAAAGGATTTGTTTCAGTGTGTGCAGGAAATACCTGAAACATTAAtggtttgttaattttaatattcataCTATATGATTTAAACTAAAGTCAACACTTACCTAAGCTGCTTGATCAAGAATTGCTCAAGCATGTGCTTGTCGCTGTATAAACATTATATTTAGGGTTTGAGTTTCTATTGCTTTTTTTCGATTTTGTATCTTGTGTGGTGCTGAACAAATCAGTGATAATGTTCAGATAATTTTTCTTCAAAGTCAAAgacatttattcaaagtaggcacgttgtacactttttgattgtcaactGTTGAATTTTAAGATAATGGATGTAATGCTGATAATCTAATTccgttaacttaaaactaaagctacaaaggttccaaatgcgccccggtttgagaagagcccacaaaaaaGTCAGCtgggtatttttttaatgtcagTTAACATCATTTCACAGTATTACATAACTTATAACAATCATCAAAGCTGCTAAAGCAATTTaatcccaagctttcttatcatttaaataattaaacctTTACATTGTAATCTTAATATTTCACTTGTAATACCAACCTGAATATTACAAAAATCTGTGGTGTCCTTCTGTATTCTTTCAAAGTCTTGTATAAGATTGTTGTCTTTGTTCTTCTCTTTTTCAATTCCTACATTGAAGCCAAACCCTAAGCTCTCCATCTCATCCTTGTCATTGCCATTCAAATGTTCTGTCACACCTTCCATTGATATGTTCTGAAATTATCAAAGCATATAGTTTTTACTCTTAATTCTTAATTatactaaaaattaatatttcaagtCTATGTTTGTTCATTAATTATGCATTTTCTAATCGTTCATccaattgagttgaaactttgtataaTTGTTGGTGGGATTTGCAGGAAACTTTCTGACATAGTACCACAATATACAACCAAATGGTGATGCGCGAGTCGCATTACAATGCATACTAAGTATTACCTAGTATTggacattaaaaaaattgtagataCATCAATACTATTATTATCggcggtttctctggtgctgcaaatgttcatgggcggcggtaatcacttaaaatcaggtgacccacctgctcgttatatctatttaaaaaaaaaatataaatgcgaaagtgtgtctgtctagctAGCAGACacctttcacggcctaaccgttcaaccgattttgacgaaatttggtacagagatagcttgcatcccggggaagtacataggctactttctatcccggaaaatgaaagttcccacgggattttcaaaaacttaaatccacgtggacgaagtcgcgggcatcatctagtctagtaattaataaaatactcAAAATTCCTCAATTCACAGAAAGAAGTGATATAACTCACATGATGCCCATTAAGTTGGTCACAGTTATCCAAGTCCTGTAACTCAGCCGGTCGTACCACAGCCTCAGTCTTGAATTGGTTTGCATCTGGCAGCTCAATGTCATCCATCGGCATCGGTTTCCTTGGTGACTCGGCCAGCAGCACGTCAGAGCCGCCCACCCCGCCCGGTACAAACACCGGCGCGTCAGGGTTGAGAGGTGAACTGTTCATGTCTACTGAACTACTTTCCCAGGCAGACTAGAAGGAAAAATTTCGATTAGTTGTTGTAGCTTCTCTCCACTCCACTCAGAAATAattgaggctctgaattatCACTAATAcctaacattattattaagagTGAGTAACGAATAGTACCTACAAGTGATTATTTTACATGGTTTACATAAGAAAATACTTTAttaacttactagatgatgccagtgactgtgtggatttaggtttatagaaatctcgtgggaactccttgattttccacgataaaGAGCCAATGTACatccccgggacgcaagctatctttgtaccaaatttcatcaaaatcggttgaacggatgggtcgtgaaaagttagaagacagacaaacagatggacacactttcgcatttataatattgagtatggatagtattagtatggatttatatgTAAAACATTCACATTCCTGAAGCCACCAGCTGCCAATGAATACAAAAACTGTCCCATTCTCAAGTACACAATGGAATAGCAATGCATAGCTATTTTTAGACCACATTATCAATACACATTTCTCGGAAACTAAGAATGTAACTTACACTGAATTGTAATCAAGGATTCTTTCTACATTGCTGCATAAACAATCAGATATATTGTGTGTAGAaaagtacttaagtacctatatgttaTTGTAATACTCTTTGAATGCTTTGTTTATCTATGATCACACTTTAAAACAAAGAAATGAAGTACAAGTACAAGTAACAAACACCTAAAATAGAAACAAATTCagtaaaaatactattttaacaACAAACTTTGATAGGTAATAattgcatcataatttttgttgttgaccgaacataatataatatggaacTCTTTTTGTTGTTGGTTTAACATGAACTAGCTACTTAAGAACTTTTCTTTGAGAAGGCATTTCGAAGTACTGCATTACCATTGAATCCACCAAGTTTTAGTTAAATTTCCTGTAAGATTCAAAAATACATAACAAGGCTAGGCTCCTTGCTAACTTTTACTAAGTTATGAGTGAAGTTAGCTGAAAGCCCAAAATCGCGCCTGTTAGCATATACAGTAAGGTTACTAGGAATCAAAGGGAAACTCACATTATCTTGACCAGGTGTCTCTGAGCGTGGTGGCTCGTCGGCCTCCTCGCTGGGGATCTGTTCTCGTTCACCCTCGCCCTTGAAGTAATTCCACTCGTCTTCGGACTCCTCGCCACTCTCCGCTACATTATCCACCAAGTTGCCGTCGACGTGGCTCGATTCCACTGTACAACgcaaaaataacacatttacaATACTGTTTCGGCGTTACGAACGCGTTGTTTCACACCAGGATCATACGATCATCCCTTCGCATTATCAACAGGTGACACACCCTGCCAAAAAAAACAGACGCTATGTCGATCATATGTTTCAATATAGGGAGTCTACTGCGTTTATCTTTGATAACGTAATTTCACCGGCGACGAAGCCGCGTGCTGCCGGTTATATTTTTACCGGTCGCTTTTCAAACTCGCGAAAACTTCGCGGACGCCATTTCGAGAACGGCTAGCGGAGGCCGGAGACACGCCCGTGAGTCGAGAAAGACTTTATCCGGGTAAAAATATGCAAGTCGAGCAGCGGCCTTTGCGGGAATCCTTCGCAGGCCGAAGCAGGGATGCGCCACAGTACGAACGATCTATTTCCAGAACACCGCTCGGCATGAATCAACACAGAAATAACCTTTCACTAACTATTTGGaatgttaaaaatatagaaaacaTTCTCTTCACGTACCGCTAACGGTAATTTCACTGCACAGATTTTAATCAGTAATCTCCACCAAAATAAAATTCACGGTGTAAAAATATAGACAAAAAGCCGTTCACAATAGTACAAATGTCGATAGAGAGCGGAACAGAGCCCACGAGCGTTCGGTATGCGACTGATCGGTGCGGGACGGGGGCGTCGCGACGGGGCGCGAGGCGAGGGCACACGGACGGGCGGAACCGGCGCCCGGTGTCCCGTGCCCGAACCCGGTAGCGTAGGGAACACGGGCTACCGCTACGTTcaggaattaagttttttaaatctcatattatattttgttcttgATATTAATTTAGTTGATACATAGTATATGCTACTCTCAATTTAAAGAATTTGTGTACGAAACAAAAAAGACTACAAAAtatcaattaaataataatacatcagtaaattaggtaggtaattatttgaACTTTGAGGAGACCCCTAGGTATGGCTCAATTGTTAGGAACTAGTTACTATTAATCCGTCCCTCGCCACTTTTTGACACACAGATTTACTTGTTAAGAGAGGGTAAATTTGAATACATTTAGATacctagtaattaattattcaatttATGTAGCTATTAGTGGAAAACCTAACAGTATATTAAAACCGTGATGCAAGTACCTAGATACAGGCCACCGCACCTACACCACCCACTGTAACTTAACCAGTTTAAACAAAAGCAAATTGTTTCTAAGTAATTA is part of the Maniola hyperantus chromosome 3, iAphHyp1.2, whole genome shotgun sequence genome and encodes:
- the LOC117996571 gene encoding uncharacterized protein isoform X3 is translated as MGDKDDYLTSYRVFFENFAATVDPEDQLPVNIAGYTITEAEVPGEVIYWTTQYLTEKQCPPTLMTHLQRIILDEVRIASKKHPNEFGYNSDESEYIALRLMQAVTARVNDVCLRYLDNARLDTLPPPPPQSLKEYKTFSSATKNSRRVMEDRHVEIANLEALFGIETTEPTSFYAVYDGHAGSAAATYCAAHLHQYLVESPHFARDLRQATHDAYLRTDAEFIRKSNQKRASGGSTAVSVAVRGRRLVAAWAGDSLALLAKRMRLMQLVNPHKPDRPDEKERIESTGGTVMFWGTWRVNGQLAVSRAIGDVQYKPYVTARPEIVVVELDGDEDFVVVGCDGLWDVLSEDAVALSVYKQLCNDRDDLKAVPKNLVRQAKRAGSEDNISVIVVFLKDPRDIIADNCPPMDLGLDNARVTNVPPFVLKDEACKAVVAETGGGDCAEGGDNGVSDSDSEDLGPETAVDADLDVDDDAELRDEPAPPTPPAHAVESSHVDGNLVDNVAESGEESEDEWNYFKGEGEREQIPSEEADEPPRSETPGQDNSAWESSSVDMNSSPLNPDAPVFVPGGVGGSDVLLAESPRKPMPMDDIELPDANQFKTEAVVRPAELQDLDNCDQLNGHHNISMEGVTEHLNGNDKDEMESLGFGFNVGIEKEKNKDNNLIQDFERIQKDTTDFCNIQVFPAHTETNPFNTEVDDEFFERLKNKERDPMSMSFYQEKDDDTCERFGKLEPSVDLNAVQPLPDSDDEDMQPNGGHQSDRDDKENVCPSEKSNLFSLEDGQEPNNDRMRFDEQLIANNITNLDNFMDFNVNNTNNIQNYSNPEFECNIQESVVQTDTPESHKLLFEQIPEIPDGKSSELGFTNEDLLEPSESERDARAITPQDENSQDIEMESKLEESPSEEVQAELAGEVKDELAHSDHIDISETSDQVDQLDNIENEITNEITESETTPDLEEKLIEQFSNSPEMDHENVIVDVHKEPEFTNFDGFDADEKQDNMNHDNNREPSEFDVDTEIRLETEQEVEQLQAPVSQMPGGSPVHSPAPSETLLPNESLLPRDSPLCDSPAPQESLLRESPLPQDTSLPESSPFPQEDLSGLQESPLPQETELPSELPLPQESQMPHESPEPSESPLPQQLQLPHESPVPIDNIEETIHRSPLPVEQNFEEIFSREQHQESSPFVQESIETIVPDQPCRSHSESPLPVEAQSPIHRHIESPLCEPLRDSPLPVAPAATETMSERHDIFSPAPVDTIVTPEPTLAEPIAPTDEPALVASSAPLIESVSEVPPQEFEVKSEQLSEMSASTPDIVPEERPRNELVTDIDIGIPESRAQEICVPVTSEIQHEDVVRPGATPPPTPAVGDAPIAAAVAVAATAAAVAATAKAAKPSSPKKSPTTPAKTDSKATPKTTATRTPISAKRVASATTAARSPATPAARTPAARFSSAKASPAAPRAASKPAASPAKSAPSPAKPAAASAKPTAAPAKPATVPAKTAAKPAPRAAAAPVPRTTAAPRPAPITRLAPKAPAAKPAPAPPKPTTATLKATTTAPRTAVAAPKTTAVPKTTTTATKTTRTEVAFMRRPVSTEKTGNLTKPKAPGPPQLLTNGDVKPSAKPAPITRAGAARPAPPSRPTAPKPAARAPLDKQSKDLANKRITAKAAPPRTAPNKAPVGIKGTKAVTKRQDNKKDTEAALTNGAPECKAPPSPPADALPDVIA